A genomic stretch from Calidithermus timidus DSM 17022 includes:
- a CDS encoding MogA/MoaB family molybdenum cofactor biosynthesis protein → MIRIGILAVTERGNMNGRLEQVRGVLDELLGQTPFSVVAFELVPDEPAQIKRILRLWADRDHLEVIFTTGNIRLTPRDHTPEATRELLEKEAPGLAELIRRESFQHNPLAALSRGVAGLRGQTLIVNLPGGPQGVRQALSALLPLLPTAVEQATGREIEMQGAEF, encoded by the coding sequence ATGATCCGAATCGGCATCCTGGCAGTGACCGAGCGGGGCAACATGAACGGGCGGCTCGAGCAGGTGCGCGGTGTTCTGGACGAACTGCTGGGCCAGACCCCTTTCTCGGTGGTCGCCTTCGAACTCGTCCCCGACGAACCGGCCCAGATCAAGCGAATCCTGCGCCTATGGGCCGACCGCGACCACCTGGAGGTGATCTTCACCACCGGCAACATCCGCCTCACCCCCCGCGACCACACCCCCGAGGCCACCCGCGAACTACTGGAAAAAGAAGCCCCCGGCCTGGCCGAGCTGATCCGCCGCGAGAGCTTCCAGCACAACCCGCTGGCGGCCCTCTCGCGGGGCGTCGCCGGCCTGCGCGGCCAGACCCTGATCGTCAACCTGCCGGGCGGCCCGCAGGGAGTTCGGCAGGCGCTAAGCGCGCTTTTGCCCCTATTGCCCACCGCCGTGGAACAGGCCACTGGTCGGGAGATCGAGATGCAGGGAGCCGAGTTCTAG
- a CDS encoding GNAT family N-acetyltransferase translates to MWVKPVVLQGRYVRLEPLTTAHAPLWAKHHEPELFAYMSRGAPPAGDVAGYEEYIGYLNNEPGRMNWAIRVDEDFAGRISYVGIAEAHRKLEIGTFIVRPYQGTFVNPESKYLMLRHAIEDLGAVRVQFTVDVRNERSQRAMEKLGAVREGVLRKAAITPDGHIRDSVVYSITDDDWPRVKAGLEARLGYALEGR, encoded by the coding sequence ATGTGGGTCAAGCCCGTCGTGCTTCAAGGACGCTATGTCCGCCTCGAGCCCCTGACCACCGCCCACGCGCCGTTGTGGGCCAAGCACCACGAACCCGAGCTGTTCGCCTACATGTCGCGGGGAGCCCCGCCGGCGGGGGATGTGGCAGGCTACGAGGAGTACATCGGGTACCTCAACAACGAACCGGGCCGCATGAACTGGGCCATCCGGGTGGATGAGGACTTCGCCGGGCGTATCTCCTATGTGGGCATCGCCGAGGCCCACCGCAAGCTCGAGATCGGCACCTTCATCGTCAGGCCCTATCAGGGCACCTTCGTCAACCCCGAGAGCAAGTACCTCATGCTGCGCCACGCCATCGAGGACCTGGGCGCCGTCCGCGTGCAGTTCACGGTGGACGTGCGCAACGAACGCTCCCAGCGGGCCATGGAAAAGCTCGGCGCGGTACGCGAGGGCGTGCTGCGCAAGGCGGCGATCACCCCAGACGGGCACATCCGCGACTCGGTGGTCTACTCCATCACCGACGACGACTGGCCCAGGGTCAAGGCCGGGCTCGAGGCGAGGCTGGGGTATGCGCTTGAGGGGCGATAG
- a CDS encoding ABC transporter ATP-binding protein produces MRVPFLFRLLHPYWPHLLLTVAFALLPALAQALLPVWLVKPLFDEVLAQGRFGELPRLLGLGLGLFGVLAVGGYLQEACVGYLSVRLPKELRERLLEHLLRVDLAQLKASPAALSGRILADLRELESFIFFGLSTVLIQGLTLLALLGQMLWRYGELTLYLLLCLPVLGLLLGWVGRRVTLQSERTQQAAERLAGGMAEGFGRLELIRALGLEDFARSRFAQHSRRHFAMGLQRVLTGSLYLPLSQLATGAIVVLLLFLGVGQVEAGKLSLGDLTAYLTLLALTITPLQTLSRGWMLLSQAEGAAGRVMGLLRLRGAIPAGSLSPEGLEGRLELRQVWFAYGDEAVLSGLDLSLEPGTLTALVGPSGAGKSTVLRLLLGLYRPDSGQVLLDGRPLQAYAPAFLRAQVAWVPQEPLLFGGTVQENLEALAPGASPQAMATVLRQVYLLDELPRGLASELSEEGGGLSVGQRQRLALAAALLRGARILLLDEPTSALDPRGEARVLEALEAVRPGRTVLVVAHRLSTVQAADKIAVLQGGRVVEQGRHAELLSCGGLYAQLWRQGGGRV; encoded by the coding sequence ATGAGAGTTCCCTTTCTGTTTCGGCTGCTGCATCCGTACTGGCCCCACCTCCTGCTCACGGTGGCCTTTGCCCTTCTCCCCGCACTGGCTCAGGCCCTGCTTCCGGTCTGGCTGGTCAAACCCCTCTTCGACGAGGTGCTGGCCCAGGGGCGTTTTGGCGAGCTGCCCCGCCTGTTGGGGTTGGGCCTGGGGTTGTTCGGGGTGCTGGCCGTAGGAGGGTACTTGCAGGAAGCCTGCGTGGGTTATCTCTCGGTGCGCTTACCCAAGGAGCTGCGCGAGCGGCTGCTCGAGCACCTGCTACGGGTTGACCTCGCCCAGCTCAAGGCCTCCCCCGCCGCCCTCTCCGGGCGCATCCTGGCCGACCTGCGCGAGCTCGAGAGCTTCATCTTCTTCGGCCTGAGCACGGTGCTGATCCAAGGCCTTACCTTGCTGGCCCTGCTGGGGCAGATGCTCTGGCGTTACGGCGAACTGACGCTCTACCTGCTGTTGTGCTTGCCCGTTTTAGGGTTGCTGCTGGGCTGGGTGGGCCGCCGGGTCACCCTTCAGAGCGAGCGCACCCAGCAGGCTGCCGAGCGGTTGGCCGGGGGCATGGCCGAGGGCTTTGGGCGGCTCGAGCTCATCCGGGCGCTGGGGCTGGAGGACTTCGCCCGTTCCCGCTTTGCCCAGCACAGTCGGCGCCACTTCGCCATGGGGTTGCAGCGGGTGCTCACCGGCTCGCTCTACCTGCCCCTCTCCCAGCTCGCGACGGGCGCGATCGTGGTGCTGCTGCTCTTCTTGGGTGTGGGGCAGGTTGAAGCAGGAAAGCTCAGCCTGGGCGATCTCACGGCCTACCTGACCTTGCTGGCCCTGACCATCACCCCCCTCCAGACCCTCTCGCGCGGCTGGATGCTGCTCTCGCAGGCCGAGGGGGCGGCGGGCCGGGTGATGGGACTGCTGCGGCTGAGGGGGGCCATTCCCGCGGGCTCCCTGAGTCCCGAGGGTCTCGAGGGACGGCTCGAGCTGCGGCAGGTATGGTTTGCCTATGGCGACGAGGCGGTGCTCAGCGGCCTGGACCTCAGCCTCGAGCCCGGCACCCTCACCGCACTGGTGGGGCCATCGGGGGCGGGGAAGAGCACGGTGCTGCGCTTGCTGCTGGGCCTGTACCGCCCGGACTCGGGTCAAGTGCTGCTGGATGGCAGGCCGTTGCAAGCCTATGCCCCCGCGTTCCTGCGGGCCCAGGTGGCCTGGGTTCCCCAAGAACCGCTGTTGTTTGGCGGCACCGTGCAGGAGAACCTCGAGGCCCTGGCTCCGGGGGCATCTCCCCAGGCCATGGCGACCGTTCTGCGCCAGGTGTACCTGCTGGACGAATTGCCCCGAGGCTTGGCCAGCGAGCTGAGCGAGGAGGGGGGTGGCCTTTCGGTGGGCCAGCGCCAGCGGTTGGCCCTGGCCGCGGCCCTGCTGCGCGGTGCGCGCATCCTGTTGCTCGACGAGCCTACCAGCGCCCTCGACCCCAGGGGCGAGGCGCGGGTGTTGGAGGCGCTCGAGGCCGTTCGCCCGGGGCGCACGGTGCTGGTGGTGGCTCACCGGCTCTCCACGGTGCAGGCCGCCGATAAGATCGCGGTGTTGCAGGGGGGGCGGGTGGTCGAGCAGGGTCGTCACGCCGAACTGCTGTCGTGTGGGGGGCTCTACGCCCAGCTCTGGCGGCAGGGCGGGGGCCGGGTATGA
- a CDS encoding type II toxin-antitoxin system VapC family toxin — MSYLLDTNVVSEAARRQPHPRVVAWLEGLSVGEAYLSALTLGELVQGAVRTPEPRRPVLERWIADLKRRFAGQILPLDGEIMETWGLLSGQALNEGRPLSPLDALLAATALRRGLTLVTRNTAHFQGLPLRLLNPWEG, encoded by the coding sequence CTGAGCTACCTGCTGGACACCAACGTGGTCTCCGAGGCCGCCCGGCGTCAGCCCCACCCCAGGGTGGTGGCCTGGCTGGAGGGGCTTTCGGTGGGGGAAGCCTACCTTTCGGCGCTGACCCTGGGCGAGCTGGTGCAGGGAGCCGTTCGCACCCCCGAGCCGCGCAGGCCGGTGCTGGAGCGGTGGATCGCGGACCTCAAGCGCCGCTTCGCCGGGCAGATTCTGCCCCTGGATGGCGAGATCATGGAAACCTGGGGCCTCCTGAGCGGCCAGGCCCTGAACGAAGGCCGCCCCCTCTCCCCTCTGGATGCCCTGCTGGCCGCCACCGCTCTGCGGCGCGGGCTCACCCTGGTCACCCGCAACACCGCCCATTTCCAGGGCCTGCCCCTTCGGCTCCTGAACCCCTGGGAGGGCTGA
- a CDS encoding type II toxin-antitoxin system Phd/YefM family antitoxin — MERTWQLQEAKARFSEVVERALGGEPQAVTRRGRPAVVVLDWATYTRLRGKEASLLEALRPSEPLTDEEAETLFNRSPVEYREVGL, encoded by the coding sequence GTGGAACGCACCTGGCAGCTTCAAGAAGCCAAGGCCCGCTTCTCCGAGGTGGTGGAGCGGGCGCTCGGAGGCGAACCCCAGGCCGTGACCCGGCGGGGCCGTCCTGCGGTGGTGGTGCTAGACTGGGCCACCTATACCCGCCTGCGGGGGAAGGAAGCCTCCCTCCTCGAGGCCCTCCGTCCTTCGGAGCCCCTCACCGACGAGGAGGCCGAGACCCTCTTCAACCGCTCGCCGGTGGAGTACCGGGAGGTGGGCCTCTGA
- a CDS encoding S4 domain-containing protein: MQSYVSKARGGRVVQTPFLEPDQQDELRRLAKAEGLQVEFFGGLPMALRQVAVLFPPEVPRVSDPTKVAVLCFEGDLEALEDRLRGVLEPGLLGDLEEARETFLLVTLPKGIKALLEAGFTVREALPEELPKSRERTRSVVVPSLRVDAVGSKGFGVSRSYFAQGVKAGRVRIAGKTVSAKDEVKEGDTLVAEGLGVLRVKRMLGQTKRGNVKLELEVQR; encoded by the coding sequence ATGCAGAGCTACGTGAGCAAGGCCCGCGGTGGGCGGGTCGTGCAGACCCCCTTCCTCGAGCCCGACCAGCAGGACGAACTGCGCCGCCTGGCCAAGGCCGAGGGCCTGCAAGTGGAGTTTTTTGGCGGCCTGCCCATGGCCCTTCGCCAGGTGGCGGTGCTGTTTCCACCCGAGGTGCCCAGGGTCTCCGACCCCACCAAAGTCGCCGTGCTGTGCTTCGAGGGCGACCTCGAGGCCCTGGAGGACCGGCTGCGCGGCGTGCTCGAGCCCGGCCTGCTGGGCGACCTCGAGGAAGCCCGGGAGACTTTCCTGCTGGTCACGCTGCCCAAAGGGATCAAGGCCCTTCTGGAGGCTGGGTTCACGGTGCGGGAGGCCTTGCCGGAGGAGCTGCCCAAGTCCCGTGAGCGCACCCGCAGCGTGGTGGTGCCCAGCTTGCGCGTGGACGCGGTGGGCTCGAAGGGCTTCGGCGTCTCACGCAGCTACTTCGCCCAGGGCGTCAAGGCCGGGAGGGTCAGGATCGCGGGCAAAACGGTGAGCGCCAAGGACGAGGTGAAGGAGGGCGACACCCTGGTGGCCGAGGGGCTGGGGGTGCTGCGCGTAAAGCGGATGCTTGGCCAGACCAAGCGGGGCAACGTCAAGCTCGAGCTCGAGGTCCAGCGGTAG
- the ndk gene encoding nucleoside-diphosphate kinase, whose amino-acid sequence MERTYIMVKPDGVRRGLTGEIISRIERKGFKIVAMKKMVISRETAEIHYGEHKGKPFFEGLVNFITSGPVVAMVVEGPQAISEMRRLMGATRPWEAAPGTIRADFATTVDENIIHGSDGPESAAREIGIFFKPEEIIG is encoded by the coding sequence ATGGAACGCACCTATATCATGGTCAAACCCGATGGCGTGCGCCGTGGCCTCACCGGCGAGATCATCAGCCGCATCGAGCGCAAGGGCTTCAAGATCGTTGCCATGAAGAAGATGGTGATCTCGCGCGAGACCGCCGAGATCCACTATGGCGAGCACAAGGGCAAACCCTTCTTCGAGGGGCTGGTCAACTTCATCACCAGCGGACCCGTGGTGGCCATGGTGGTCGAAGGCCCCCAGGCCATCAGCGAGATGCGCCGCCTCATGGGCGCGACCCGTCCTTGGGAGGCCGCTCCCGGCACCATCCGCGCCGACTTCGCCACTACCGTGGACGAGAACATCATCCACGGCTCCGATGGCCCCGAAAGCGCCGCCCGTGAGATCGGCATCTTCTTCAAGCCCGAAGAGATCATCGGCTAG
- a CDS encoding YeeE/YedE family protein — translation MSWLVQPWPWYVAGPLIGLTVPLLLLLGNRRFGISSSLRHLCAIAVRGRVPFFHYDWRAEAWSLAFVLGVVIGGFLAGVVWPNSHPPQINPQVTAELQRMGLEATQAYMPPELFSLASLLNPKTLLLLLGGGFLIGFGSRWAGGCTSGHAITGLSALQLPSLIAVIGFFIGGLVSAHWLLPLILR, via the coding sequence ATGAGCTGGCTCGTGCAACCCTGGCCCTGGTACGTGGCCGGTCCTCTGATTGGCCTTACGGTTCCCCTACTGCTGCTCCTTGGCAACCGCCGCTTCGGAATCTCCTCCAGTCTGCGGCACCTGTGCGCCATCGCCGTGCGAGGTCGAGTGCCTTTTTTCCACTACGACTGGCGTGCTGAAGCCTGGAGTCTGGCTTTCGTGCTGGGCGTCGTGATTGGGGGCTTCCTGGCAGGGGTGGTGTGGCCCAACAGCCACCCTCCCCAGATCAACCCTCAGGTGACCGCCGAGTTGCAGAGGATGGGCCTCGAGGCCACCCAGGCTTACATGCCCCCCGAACTCTTCAGCCTGGCCTCTTTGTTGAACCCAAAAACCCTCTTGCTTTTGCTGGGTGGGGGCTTTCTGATCGGCTTCGGCTCGAGGTGGGCGGGTGGCTGCACTTCGGGTCACGCCATCACCGGGCTCTCGGCGCTGCAACTGCCCTCACTGATCGCGGTGATCGGCTTCTTCATCGGCGGGCTGGTCTCGGCCCACTGGCTCCTGCCCCTGATTCTGAGGTAA
- a CDS encoding DUF6691 family protein: protein MQQALKPTHPSRRFSQVLAYTPYLLAGVAFGVIAIRSEISSWYRIQEMFRFGSFHMYGVIGSAVLTGMVSLWLIRRLGLKDKQGRALRVEEREPGWRRYIYGGTIFGLGWGLVGACPGPIYALIGSGFLSVAVLLLGALLGTFTYGLLQKRLPH from the coding sequence ATGCAACAGGCGCTCAAACCCACGCATCCTTCGCGGCGCTTTAGCCAGGTCCTGGCCTACACTCCCTATCTCCTGGCGGGGGTGGCCTTTGGGGTCATCGCCATCCGCTCGGAGATCTCCTCCTGGTATCGCATCCAGGAGATGTTCCGCTTTGGTTCATTCCACATGTACGGGGTGATCGGCAGCGCGGTGCTTACCGGGATGGTCTCCTTGTGGCTCATCCGCCGTCTGGGTCTGAAGGACAAGCAGGGGAGGGCCCTGAGGGTCGAGGAGCGTGAGCCGGGCTGGCGGCGCTACATCTATGGTGGAACCATCTTTGGTCTGGGCTGGGGGCTGGTGGGGGCCTGCCCCGGTCCCATCTACGCCCTCATCGGTAGCGGCTTCCTGAGCGTGGCGGTGCTGCTGTTGGGGGCGCTGCTGGGAACTTTCACTTACGGCCTGCTGCAAAAGCGGCTGCCTCACTAG
- a CDS encoding exodeoxyribonuclease III: MRVVTLNVNGIRAAVAKGLADWLKDQEPDVICLQEVRCLPEQLPRELGKLEGYYAYWHPAEKAGYSGVALLCREKPKDLQVGMGSDFDREGRFLRAVFDGYSVVSVYVPSGSSGPVRQAEKMRFLDELLPFLGGLEGEHIVCGDFNIAHKPIDLKNWRSNQRNSGFLPEERAWIDDLLNTGYVDVFRELVGPEAVHYSWWSQRGQARAKNVGWRLDYHFSTPGLAGVAHSPRIHPEPLLSDHAPVVIDYAL, from the coding sequence ATGCGGGTTGTCACCCTCAACGTCAACGGGATTCGTGCGGCGGTAGCCAAGGGCCTGGCGGACTGGCTCAAAGACCAGGAACCCGACGTCATCTGCTTGCAGGAGGTGCGCTGCCTGCCGGAGCAGCTGCCGCGGGAGTTGGGGAAACTCGAGGGCTACTACGCTTACTGGCATCCCGCCGAGAAAGCGGGCTACAGCGGGGTGGCTTTGCTATGCCGGGAAAAGCCCAAAGACCTCCAGGTGGGCATGGGCTCCGACTTCGACCGCGAGGGGCGCTTCCTGCGGGCCGTCTTCGATGGCTACAGTGTGGTCTCGGTCTACGTGCCCTCGGGCTCGTCTGGGCCGGTGCGTCAGGCTGAAAAGATGCGCTTCCTGGACGAGCTTCTGCCCTTCTTGGGGGGGCTCGAGGGCGAGCACATCGTTTGCGGCGACTTCAACATCGCTCACAAGCCTATCGACCTCAAGAACTGGAGGTCCAACCAACGGAACTCCGGTTTCCTGCCCGAGGAGCGGGCCTGGATCGACGACTTGCTGAACACAGGTTACGTAGACGTTTTTCGCGAGCTGGTCGGCCCTGAGGCGGTGCATTACTCCTGGTGGTCGCAGCGCGGACAGGCCAGGGCCAAGAACGTGGGCTGGCGGCTGGACTACCACTTCAGCACGCCGGGCCTTGCAGGGGTGGCCCATAGCCCGCGCATCCACCCCGAGCCCTTGCTCTCCGATCATGCCCCGGTGGTCATCGACTATGCGCTTTGA
- a CDS encoding ABC transporter substrate-binding protein, whose protein sequence is MKRVLVWTMVFMGLSLAQVEVSFWHAMDGPAGRAIDEFAREFNSRQREYKVTPRYVGDYREAESKLVAALRSGSGPTLYQAEVVFFPKLVAEGSALALDEAVASVPKALTDDLYEAAWDYGIVGGKRYGLPFNTSTPVLFFNEDQLRAKGLKVPGNWAEFGNVARALTSRSSKGFIALSESWTFEAMVTSRGGNLVTPSGRPAFSSKEVVEALEFLQSLSKSGSITARNLAESTFAQLDFVRTKGMMVFASIANWPAAENFSFAFKLGVAPVPREPGGKVPLGGAQLVVIKGAKPEELRGAVEFWKYLMEPEVIARWVQASYYVPLRKSATPLLEQFYRENPYRKVAFEQIAYAQPRPRVPQFATWRNFLEEALERALKGGVPARQALEEAQRKAEAVR, encoded by the coding sequence GTGAAACGAGTGCTGGTGTGGACAATGGTGTTCATGGGCCTGAGCCTGGCCCAAGTTGAGGTGAGCTTTTGGCACGCGATGGATGGGCCGGCGGGGCGGGCCATCGACGAATTCGCACGAGAGTTCAACAGCCGGCAGCGCGAGTACAAGGTGACGCCGCGCTACGTGGGCGACTACCGCGAGGCCGAGAGCAAGCTGGTGGCGGCGCTGCGCTCGGGGTCGGGGCCCACCCTTTACCAAGCGGAGGTGGTCTTCTTTCCCAAGCTGGTGGCCGAAGGTTCCGCGCTCGCCCTCGACGAAGCGGTAGCCAGTGTGCCCAAGGCCCTTACTGACGACCTATACGAAGCGGCCTGGGACTACGGCATCGTCGGCGGCAAGCGTTACGGGCTGCCCTTCAACACCTCGACGCCGGTGCTGTTCTTCAACGAGGACCAGCTGCGGGCCAAGGGCCTAAAGGTGCCGGGCAACTGGGCCGAGTTCGGCAACGTAGCCCGCGCCCTCACCAGCCGCTCCTCCAAGGGCTTTATCGCCCTCTCCGAATCCTGGACTTTCGAGGCCATGGTGACCAGCCGGGGTGGCAACCTCGTCACCCCAAGCGGCAGGCCGGCTTTTAGCTCCAAAGAGGTCGTGGAGGCGCTGGAGTTCCTCCAAAGCCTCAGCAAAAGCGGCTCCATCACCGCCCGCAACCTCGCCGAGAGCACCTTCGCCCAACTCGACTTCGTACGCACCAAGGGCATGATGGTCTTCGCCTCCATCGCTAACTGGCCCGCCGCCGAGAACTTCTCCTTCGCCTTCAAGCTCGGCGTGGCCCCGGTGCCGCGCGAGCCGGGCGGCAAGGTGCCGCTAGGTGGAGCCCAACTGGTCGTGATCAAAGGAGCTAAGCCCGAAGAACTCAGAGGCGCAGTGGAGTTCTGGAAATACCTCATGGAGCCGGAGGTCATCGCCCGCTGGGTGCAGGCTTCGTACTACGTACCCCTGCGCAAATCCGCCACCCCGCTGCTGGAGCAGTTCTACCGCGAGAACCCCTACCGCAAGGTGGCCTTCGAGCAGATCGCCTACGCCCAGCCCCGTCCCCGCGTACCGCAGTTCGCCACCTGGCGCAACTTCCTCGAGGAAGCCCTCGAGCGCGCCCTCAAGGGAGGAGTCCCGGCACGGCAGGCCCTCGAGGAGGCACAGCGCAAGGCAGAAGCGGTGCGTTGA
- a CDS encoding endonuclease MutS2: protein MRDALEALEFQRVRQALAERASTLMGREAALRFGPKISLEEALAQQATVAEAVAYSYRLGGIRDLRPALAAAQEGRRLEGIDLLSAAHSLEAASELKHELLKIGERLSALAARIGEHTLFRRRVRECLDDGGNVRDSASPRLREIRSSLSPLRARIQERLYSIMDRQASAIQDRLITIRRDRYVIPVKASFQNQLPGIVLDQSDSGLTVFMEPASIVPLNNQLASLRLEEEAEVNRILFELSSLLASDPELPATLEALVELDLARAAANLAQDWGLTRPRFEPGTYRLLQARHPLIQGAVANDIELTGEHRILLLTGPNMGGKTALLKTLGLAVLMAQSGLFVAAQSAVLDFPTQLFVDIGDEQSLQESLSTFAAHLLRLKEVLTHADSQSLVLIDELGSGTDPEEGAALSQAFLEQLLALGARGLITTHLTPLKAFAQEQPGIRNASMRFDLEKLRPTYHLTVGSPGRSYALSIARRLGFPAEGVKRAEELLGPEGGRVERLLAALEAEREAARSEREKAAAAASQAEALRQKLEERLGELEAQREKLLEEAREKAERVVLEAQQQVRQAREKARAQGQGQALQELLQLRSRYHKAPKGQPPPQPGLQVGAVVEVPDYGKGSIVEIRGSEAVVQMGAVRMSFPLSSLKPKEEEKPKGSGSSRQRSSFDTELNLRGLSVEEALIAVDDYLEEARAVGATPLRLLHGKGTGALRKALREALKRDKRVQSFHDAVPYEGGHGVTVVHLK, encoded by the coding sequence ATGCGCGACGCCCTCGAAGCCCTGGAATTTCAGCGCGTTCGCCAGGCCCTGGCCGAGCGGGCCTCGACCCTGATGGGTCGGGAGGCTGCCCTGCGCTTTGGTCCTAAGATCAGCCTCGAGGAGGCCCTGGCTCAGCAAGCCACCGTCGCCGAGGCGGTGGCCTACAGCTATCGCCTGGGAGGCATCCGCGACCTGCGACCGGCGCTGGCGGCGGCGCAGGAGGGGCGACGGCTGGAGGGCATCGACCTGCTGAGCGCGGCGCACAGCCTCGAGGCCGCCAGCGAGCTCAAGCACGAGCTCCTGAAGATCGGCGAGCGGCTGTCGGCCCTGGCGGCACGCATCGGCGAGCACACCCTGTTTCGTCGGCGGGTCAGGGAGTGCTTGGATGACGGGGGTAACGTGCGCGACTCGGCCAGCCCACGCCTGCGGGAGATCCGCTCCTCGCTGAGTCCCCTGCGCGCTCGCATCCAGGAGCGGCTCTACAGCATCATGGACCGACAAGCCAGCGCCATCCAGGACCGACTGATCACCATCCGACGCGACCGCTACGTGATTCCGGTCAAGGCCAGCTTTCAGAACCAGCTTCCCGGCATCGTGCTCGACCAGTCGGACAGCGGGCTCACGGTCTTCATGGAGCCCGCCAGCATCGTGCCGCTCAACAACCAGCTCGCCAGCTTGCGCCTGGAGGAAGAAGCCGAAGTAAACCGCATCCTCTTCGAGCTGTCGAGCCTGCTGGCGAGCGACCCCGAGTTGCCGGCGACCCTCGAGGCCTTAGTCGAACTCGACTTAGCCCGCGCCGCCGCCAACTTAGCCCAGGACTGGGGCCTAACCCGGCCCCGCTTCGAGCCAGGCACTTACCGGCTGCTCCAGGCCCGCCATCCGCTGATCCAGGGGGCCGTGGCCAACGACATAGAACTCACCGGCGAGCACCGCATTCTGCTGCTCACCGGGCCCAACATGGGCGGCAAGACCGCGCTGCTCAAAACGCTGGGCCTGGCCGTGCTGATGGCCCAATCCGGGCTCTTCGTGGCAGCCCAGAGTGCGGTGCTGGACTTCCCCACCCAGCTCTTCGTGGACATCGGCGACGAACAGAGCCTGCAAGAAAGCCTCTCGACCTTCGCCGCCCACCTGCTCAGGCTCAAAGAGGTGCTCACACACGCCGATTCTCAGAGCCTGGTACTCATCGACGAGCTGGGCTCGGGCACCGACCCCGAGGAGGGCGCGGCGCTGTCGCAGGCCTTCCTCGAACAACTCCTGGCGCTGGGAGCGCGGGGCCTCATCACCACCCACCTCACCCCCCTCAAGGCCTTCGCCCAGGAGCAGCCCGGCATACGCAACGCCTCCATGCGCTTCGACCTGGAGAAGCTGCGCCCCACCTATCACCTGACGGTGGGCTCACCAGGTCGCAGCTACGCCCTGTCCATCGCGCGGCGGCTGGGCTTCCCGGCTGAGGGCGTGAAGCGGGCCGAGGAACTGCTGGGGCCGGAAGGGGGCCGGGTGGAGCGCCTGCTGGCGGCCCTTGAAGCCGAGCGCGAGGCCGCGAGGAGCGAGCGAGAGAAGGCCGCAGCCGCCGCCAGCCAAGCCGAAGCCCTACGGCAGAAGCTCGAAGAGCGGCTGGGCGAGCTCGAGGCCCAACGCGAAAAGCTGCTCGAAGAGGCGCGCGAGAAGGCCGAGCGGGTGGTACTCGAAGCCCAGCAGCAGGTGCGCCAGGCCCGCGAAAAGGCCAGAGCCCAAGGCCAGGGCCAGGCCCTGCAGGAGCTGCTGCAGTTGCGCAGCCGCTATCATAAAGCCCCCAAGGGCCAGCCTCCCCCCCAACCGGGCCTCCAGGTCGGCGCGGTGGTAGAGGTGCCCGATTACGGCAAGGGCAGCATCGTCGAAATCCGCGGCAGCGAGGCCGTGGTGCAGATGGGCGCGGTGCGCATGAGCTTCCCCCTCTCGAGCCTAAAGCCCAAGGAGGAGGAAAAGCCCAAGGGCTCAGGCAGCAGCCGCCAGCGCTCGAGCTTCGACACCGAGCTCAACCTGCGCGGCCTGAGTGTCGAGGAAGCCCTCATCGCCGTGGACGATTACCTCGAGGAGGCCAGGGCCGTGGGGGCTACCCCCCTGCGCCTGCTCCACGGCAAGGGCACCGGGGCTCTGCGCAAGGCCCTGCGCGAAGCGCTCAAGCGCGACAAGCGGGTGCAGAGCTTCCACGACGCCGTCCCCTACGAAGGGGGCCACGGGGTGACGGTGGTGCATTTGAAGTAG
- a CDS encoding alpha/beta hydrolase encodes MSNVLVLHGFTSHPILTLGPLPDVLRQTGYTVLQPTLPGHGTRPEDLVGVRWEDWYRVALEAYRSLPEPRALVTLSMGALVGAKLAAEEGTSAFVAMVPALGFVNPLAPLAPYLRWVIPTFKGTNSVRDPQRKKNNPNYPYFPTGAFVEVLKLCRQVPPLLPRITAPALVLQAQHDSTIPEAAVRRFYQLLGSSSKEYKAYDSEHDLLLDSRADEVAQDVNAWLKRVFPPQNR; translated from the coding sequence ATGTCCAATGTTCTGGTCTTGCATGGCTTTACCTCGCACCCCATCCTCACCTTGGGCCCACTCCCCGACGTTTTGCGTCAGACGGGCTATACCGTGCTGCAGCCCACGCTCCCCGGCCACGGTACCCGTCCGGAAGACCTGGTGGGGGTGCGCTGGGAGGACTGGTATCGGGTGGCGCTGGAGGCCTACCGCTCGCTGCCCGAGCCCAGGGCGTTGGTGACGCTCTCGATGGGCGCTTTGGTCGGGGCCAAGCTTGCCGCCGAGGAGGGCACTTCGGCATTTGTGGCGATGGTGCCGGCCCTGGGCTTCGTCAACCCCCTGGCCCCCCTGGCCCCTTACCTGCGCTGGGTGATCCCGACCTTCAAGGGTACCAACTCGGTGCGCGACCCCCAGCGCAAGAAGAACAACCCCAACTACCCTTACTTCCCCACCGGCGCCTTCGTGGAGGTGCTCAAGCTATGCCGGCAGGTTCCCCCCTTGCTGCCCCGGATTACCGCTCCGGCGCTGGTGCTCCAGGCCCAGCACGACAGCACCATCCCCGAAGCAGCGGTCAGGCGCTTCTACCAGTTGCTGGGGAGCTCGAGCAAGGAATACAAGGCCTACGACAGCGAACACGACCTCCTGCTCGACTCCAGGGCCGACGAGGTTGCCCAGGACGTGAACGCCTGGTTGAAGCGGGTGTTCCCACCGCAAAATCGGTAG